A window of the Hordeum vulgare subsp. vulgare chromosome 5H, MorexV3_pseudomolecules_assembly, whole genome shotgun sequence genome harbors these coding sequences:
- the LOC123398505 gene encoding uncharacterized protein LOC123398505 codes for MATKGARRGRRRRSNGKPSRRAPRREPIPPGPTGVHHIPDHLLELVLLRVGSSLALLRAAFACKRWRRIVAAADFLAQFRSIHAAHVPGHYHVVDPSFKEPPPDGNSNHVYVPDPSTADAIDRRHLALDFLPEGDRSLPWELGASRGGQLLLYRRNIVWHRLAYRAWYSELYFSDMVVCDPLTRTYQTIRCSEEVDARRFLGVFLLDGIAVDTSGGGFIAMSNFRVLAVGYESHDFEDGRGTPRASVFSSGSEGGWQSAAENQVSIPEYASMSFVGRARSSLYWRMEREGTVLALDETTLEFSLVEFPCSVVGMPEESSAFRVIGGHDGAVRVVCVMANNDLTVFAQLRGSDEWVAEKLVRLPEATCGLLGREETYFQRPAKIVSASTRYILVTPQEETWIVSVDLETLKAERAHERIRCAGAAYPFELPWPPALQACRAADRRRSKRIYVPPIFAYDL; via the coding sequence ATGGCGACCAAGGGAGCGCGTCGCGGCCGCCGCCGGCGAAGCAACGGCAAGCCCAGCAGGAGAGCGCCGAGGCGCGAGCCGATCCCGCCAGGGCCAACGGGCGTGCACCACATCCCCGACCACCTCCTCGAGCTCGTCCTCCTGCGCGTCGGCTCCTCCCTCGCCCTACTCCGCGCCGCCTTCGCCTGCAAGCGCTGGCGCCGCATCGTCGCGGCCGCCGACTTCCTCGCCCAGTTCCGCTCCATCCACGCGGCCCACGTCCCAGGCCACTACCACGTCGTCGACCCCAGCTTCAAGGAGCCGCCGCCCGACGGGAACAGCAACCATGTCTACGTGCCGGACCCGTCGACGGCCGATGCCATCGACAGACGCCATCTCGCCCTCGATTTCCTCCCGGAGGGCGACCGCTCGTTGCCATGGGAGCTCGGTGCCAGCCGCGGGGGCCAACTGCTGCTCTACCGGAGGAATATCGTCTGGCACAGGTTGGCCTACAGGGCGTGGTACTCGGAGCTCTACTTCTCTGACATGGTCGTCTGCGACCCGCTCACGCGGACGTACCAGACGATCCGCTGCTCGGAGGAGGTTGACGCCCGCCGGTTCCTCGGCGTGTTCCTGCTCGACGGCATCGCCGTGGACACGTCTGGCGGCGGCTTCATCGCCATGTCGAACTTTCGGGTGCTTGCCGTGGGCTACGAAAGCCATGATTTCGAGGACGGCCGCGGCACTCCCCGTGCCTCCGTGTTCTCCTCCGGCAGCGAAGGCGGTTGGCAGAGCGCGGCCGAGAACCAGGTCTCCATTCCAGAGTATGCGTCAATGAGCTTCGTAGGGCGCGCGCGTTCTTCACTCTACTGGCGGATGGAGCGCGAGGGCACCGTGCTTGCTCTTGACGAGACCACCCTCGAGTTCTCGCTCGTCGAGTTCCCGTGTTCGGTCGTGGGCATGCCGGAGGAATCCTCAGCCTTCCGGGTCATCGGCGGCCACGACGGCGCGGTGCGCGTTGTCTGCGTGATGGCCAACAATGACCTCACGGTCTTTGCGCAGCTCCGGGGCAGCGACGAGTGGGTGGCCGAGAAGCTCGTAAGGCTGCCGGAGGCGACCTGCGGGCTGCTGGGGCGCGAGGAGACCTACTTCCAGCGACCAGCCAAGATCGTATCCGCGAGTACGAGGTACATCCTCGTGACACCGCAGGAGGAGACATGGATTGTCTCTGTCGATCTCGAGACGCTGAAGGCGGAGCGGGCGCATGAGAGGATCAGGTGCGCCGGTGCGGCATACCCGTTCGAGCTGCCATGGCCACCGGCCTTGCAGGCTTGCCGTGCTGCCGATCGCCGGCGCAGCAAGAGGATATATGTGCCGCCGATATTCGCCTACGATTTGTAA